From a single Rhodopirellula islandica genomic region:
- a CDS encoding KpsF/GutQ family sugar-phosphate isomerase, giving the protein MAPQPQPNHGTSISTLTPLSPLDQIRLVRETMLREADAIQKAAAIASSDAAEAAAWISRCEGSIILTGVGKAGLIAQKLVATLASTGSPAHFLHPIEAVHGDLGRVQSKDLVFAFSNSGRSEEVVRVVEYLKHQACGIIAVTADRENPLAMLADHVVPIGRHREACPDGLAPTSSTSVMLAVGDAIAVLASRLCGFTPDDFARFHPGGALGRKLADVRQVMRPLSECRVAPRTISIRQAMMVGGAGRRSGAILLLDENDRLAGIFTDSDLARLLQQRQETSLDEPIEQFMTKQPICVADDERLPRAIEILSERKISELPVVDSDQRPIGVIDITDLVATGDVRQMTPTIPVSTSSNQDDSSGEDGPRCIPITSGD; this is encoded by the coding sequence GTGGCCCCACAACCTCAACCAAATCACGGCACGTCCATTTCGACGTTGACGCCGCTTTCGCCGTTGGACCAAATTCGTTTGGTCCGTGAGACGATGCTGCGAGAAGCCGACGCCATCCAAAAAGCCGCCGCGATCGCTTCGTCCGATGCCGCGGAAGCCGCCGCTTGGATCAGTCGCTGCGAAGGATCGATCATTTTGACCGGGGTCGGGAAAGCTGGCTTGATCGCTCAAAAACTGGTCGCAACGTTGGCCAGCACCGGATCACCCGCCCACTTTTTGCACCCCATCGAAGCCGTGCATGGTGATTTGGGACGCGTGCAGTCCAAGGATTTGGTGTTCGCCTTTTCGAATTCTGGACGCAGCGAAGAAGTCGTTCGCGTGGTCGAGTACCTGAAACATCAGGCCTGCGGCATCATCGCCGTCACCGCAGACCGAGAGAATCCGCTGGCAATGCTGGCGGATCATGTCGTCCCAATCGGACGCCACCGCGAGGCCTGCCCGGATGGGTTGGCTCCCACCAGTTCCACGTCGGTGATGTTGGCTGTTGGAGATGCGATCGCGGTCTTGGCGTCACGACTGTGCGGGTTCACTCCCGATGATTTCGCTCGTTTTCATCCCGGCGGTGCCTTGGGACGAAAGCTGGCCGATGTGCGGCAAGTCATGCGTCCACTGTCCGAATGCCGGGTTGCGCCGCGAACGATCTCCATTCGCCAAGCCATGATGGTGGGTGGTGCCGGACGTCGAAGTGGGGCGATTCTGTTGCTCGACGAAAACGACCGACTAGCCGGGATCTTCACCGACAGTGATCTCGCACGGTTGTTGCAACAGCGTCAAGAAACCAGCTTGGACGAACCGATCGAACAGTTCATGACCAAGCAACCGATTTGTGTCGCGGACGACGAGCGTCTGCCGCGGGCAATTGAGATTTTGTCAGAACGCAAAATCAGTGAATTGCCCGTGGTGGATTCGGATCAACGCCCCATCGGGGTGATCGACATCACCGACTTGGTCGCGACGGGCGATGTTCGCCAAATGACCCCCACCATCCCCGTCTCAACCTCGTCCAATCAAGACGACTCATCCGGTGAAGATGGGCCTCGCTGTATCCCCATCACTTCTGGAGACTGA
- a CDS encoding KdsC family phosphatase, which yields MISDRDIAGKIKCILSDVDGVLSDGKLYYDSTGAETKTFHVRDGYGIKAWMNAGLQFGIITARHSDALARRAKELGIEHVVQNSGDKWQSATEMMSVMKVTPEEVCYIGDDVPDITVMRRVGLAAAPDDAAIDAREAAHWITRLPGGTGAVRELIERLMRAGNTWPSLSKDPPC from the coding sequence ATGATTTCAGATCGTGACATCGCCGGCAAAATCAAATGCATTTTGTCGGACGTCGATGGCGTGTTGAGTGATGGGAAACTGTATTACGACTCCACCGGAGCAGAGACAAAAACGTTTCATGTTCGCGACGGGTATGGCATCAAAGCCTGGATGAATGCGGGACTGCAGTTTGGGATCATCACGGCTCGTCACAGCGACGCCTTGGCGCGTCGGGCCAAGGAATTGGGCATTGAGCATGTCGTGCAGAACTCCGGCGACAAATGGCAATCCGCGACCGAGATGATGTCGGTGATGAAGGTCACCCCGGAAGAGGTGTGTTACATCGGCGATGATGTTCCCGACATCACGGTGATGCGCCGGGTGGGGTTGGCCGCTGCACCGGACGACGCCGCCATTGATGCTCGCGAGGCCGCGCACTGGATCACGCGTTTGCCGGGTGGAACGGGCGCGGTTCGTGAATTGATCGAACGTCTGATGCGAGCCGGAAACACTTGGCCGTCCCTTTCGAAAGACCCTCCATGCTGA
- a CDS encoding Nramp family divalent metal transporter, with amino-acid sequence MAWWCYYIKLSPLHPTSVVEREHVLKSPESERRDPPTHWWRILTNIGPGLIIAGSIVGSGELIATTKTGAEAGFTLLWLILLGCVVKVFTQVEMGRYTLTSGKTSLQAFNELPGPRLGRHGNWLVWAWAVMWLASIGQQGGIVGSVGQAVALTMPATAHGVSENQVADAEQLLTFERYAVRSESERSTEEAPTRLQELDHREAEVVALRLAHELEHGKNEPPDIKLWATVITIATSILLFVGRYGLIQTFSTVLVGSFTLLTLINLFLLQGEVDYRVTASEFFSGLKGALPASENGGTALATALATFGIIGVGAGELIAYPYWCLEKGYAKFTGKNDGTPQWRERAAGWMRVMQVDAWGSMLVYTFATVAFYLLGAAVLHRVGLNPEKSDLVRTLAVMYVPVFSNWAAALFLFGAIAVLYSTFFVACAGHARVFSDALRVVGWIDDSQATRDKWVRGLGAFFPIMSLGFYIAFPSPAKLVLISGVTQGVVLPLIAGAAIWFRYKRSVDGLRPGKLWDGMLWLSGIAMLITGVWTIFATVT; translated from the coding sequence GTGGCATGGTGGTGCTACTATATCAAGCTTTCCCCCCTGCATCCCACCTCTGTTGTCGAACGCGAGCACGTTTTGAAATCCCCAGAATCGGAACGCCGAGATCCGCCCACGCACTGGTGGCGGATCCTCACCAACATCGGTCCAGGGCTGATCATCGCTGGTTCGATCGTCGGCAGCGGAGAATTGATCGCGACCACGAAAACCGGTGCCGAAGCCGGGTTCACCCTGCTGTGGCTGATTCTGCTGGGATGCGTGGTCAAAGTTTTCACACAGGTCGAAATGGGGCGATACACGCTGACCAGCGGCAAGACGTCCCTGCAAGCGTTCAACGAACTGCCGGGCCCGCGTCTGGGACGCCATGGCAATTGGCTGGTCTGGGCCTGGGCCGTCATGTGGTTGGCCAGCATCGGTCAACAAGGCGGGATCGTCGGCAGCGTCGGCCAAGCGGTCGCACTCACCATGCCAGCGACCGCTCACGGCGTCTCAGAAAACCAAGTCGCCGACGCGGAGCAGTTGCTGACCTTCGAACGCTACGCGGTCCGATCCGAATCCGAGCGTTCCACCGAGGAAGCCCCCACGCGTCTCCAAGAACTCGACCACCGCGAAGCCGAAGTGGTCGCGTTGCGGTTGGCGCACGAACTGGAACACGGCAAAAACGAACCGCCCGACATCAAACTTTGGGCAACGGTCATCACGATCGCGACCAGCATCCTGTTGTTTGTCGGTCGGTATGGGTTGATTCAAACCTTCAGCACGGTCCTGGTCGGATCGTTCACGTTGCTGACCCTGATCAACTTGTTCTTGTTGCAGGGCGAGGTCGATTACCGCGTCACGGCCAGCGAATTCTTCTCCGGATTGAAGGGGGCCCTGCCCGCCTCAGAAAACGGCGGCACAGCGCTGGCGACCGCCTTGGCCACGTTTGGCATCATCGGTGTGGGTGCCGGCGAGTTGATCGCGTACCCGTATTGGTGCCTCGAAAAAGGCTATGCCAAGTTCACCGGCAAAAACGATGGCACACCACAGTGGCGTGAGCGTGCGGCGGGATGGATGCGAGTCATGCAGGTCGACGCCTGGGGATCGATGCTGGTCTACACCTTTGCAACCGTCGCGTTTTACTTGCTCGGCGCCGCGGTGCTGCACCGTGTCGGGTTGAACCCAGAGAAGTCGGATTTGGTCCGAACGCTGGCCGTGATGTATGTGCCTGTGTTCTCCAACTGGGCGGCGGCGTTGTTTCTGTTTGGCGCAATCGCGGTTCTGTACAGCACATTCTTCGTCGCCTGCGCCGGGCACGCACGCGTGTTCTCGGATGCGCTGCGAGTCGTCGGATGGATCGACGACAGCCAGGCGACGCGAGACAAATGGGTCCGCGGTCTCGGTGCGTTCTTCCCGATCATGAGCCTGGGGTTCTACATCGCGTTCCCGTCCCCGGCGAAACTGGTGTTGATCAGCGGCGTCACCCAGGGCGTGGTGTTGCCACTGATCGCTGGGGCGGCCATTTGGTTCCGCTACAAACGATCGGTCGACGGCCTGCGTCCTGGCAAACTGTGGGATGGGATGCTGTGGTTGTCCGGCATCGCGATGCTGATCACCGGCGTCTGGACGATCTTCGCCACCGTGACCTGA
- the glmM gene encoding phosphoglucosamine mutase: protein MSELIISVSGLRGILGETLTPEVAVRFAAAFSASMPEGKIVIGRDGRTTGPMLRSAIVSALTASGRDVIDADVAATPTIGVLVRELGAVGAIAISASHNPPEYNGIKLFGGDGRVLDAESGAKIRDAYFAGTNRWATYDQIGEVSSVEDPHAAHLEKVLATVEVDAIKAKQFRVLIDSNHGAGGLLGVRLLEALGCTVEAMGHEPTGKFAHTPEPTAENLQGISADVTGRQCVVGFCQDPDADRLALIDETGRYIGEECTLALCVRQAMETGRTSGPIVINGATSSMSTLIAEQHGVETFRSAVGEANVCDLMIAKKAAYGGEGNGGPIDPTVGYVRDSFVGMAQTLALLARTGKPLSELADELPQLSIHKSKAGVSAERLPAVFDKLEAKFTDAEATRGDGMRLQWSDRWLLVRGSNTEPIVRMIAEAPTADEASSLCDQAAELLG from the coding sequence ATGAGTGAATTGATTATCAGTGTCAGTGGTCTTCGTGGCATCTTGGGTGAGACCTTGACGCCCGAAGTCGCCGTGCGTTTCGCGGCCGCGTTCTCGGCATCGATGCCCGAAGGCAAGATCGTGATTGGACGCGATGGACGCACGACGGGACCGATGCTTCGCAGTGCCATTGTTTCCGCACTGACGGCCTCCGGACGCGATGTGATTGATGCGGACGTCGCCGCGACACCCACCATCGGCGTGCTGGTTCGCGAACTGGGAGCCGTCGGGGCGATCGCGATCTCGGCCAGCCACAACCCACCGGAATACAACGGGATCAAATTGTTTGGTGGCGACGGGCGAGTCCTCGACGCCGAATCCGGAGCCAAGATTCGAGACGCCTACTTTGCGGGCACCAATCGATGGGCCACCTACGACCAGATCGGTGAGGTCAGTTCCGTCGAAGATCCCCACGCCGCGCACCTCGAGAAAGTGCTGGCGACGGTTGAGGTCGATGCGATCAAGGCCAAACAATTTCGCGTGCTGATCGACAGCAACCACGGTGCGGGCGGTCTGCTCGGCGTGCGATTGCTCGAAGCGTTGGGGTGCACCGTCGAAGCGATGGGGCACGAACCGACGGGGAAATTCGCTCACACGCCCGAACCCACTGCTGAGAACCTGCAAGGCATTTCCGCGGATGTGACGGGACGCCAGTGTGTGGTGGGGTTCTGCCAAGACCCCGACGCGGATCGCTTGGCGTTGATCGACGAAACAGGACGCTACATCGGCGAAGAATGCACGCTGGCGTTGTGTGTTCGGCAAGCCATGGAAACCGGTCGCACCTCAGGTCCGATCGTGATCAACGGGGCGACCAGTTCGATGAGCACGTTGATCGCAGAGCAGCACGGCGTCGAGACGTTTCGCAGCGCGGTGGGCGAAGCCAACGTTTGCGATTTGATGATCGCGAAGAAGGCCGCTTACGGTGGCGAAGGCAACGGCGGTCCGATCGATCCCACGGTGGGTTACGTTCGCGACAGCTTCGTTGGCATGGCGCAAACGTTGGCACTCTTGGCGCGAACCGGAAAACCATTGAGCGAACTGGCCGACGAGCTTCCGCAGTTGAGCATCCACAAGAGCAAAGCCGGTGTGTCAGCCGAACGTTTGCCGGCGGTCTTTGACAAGTTGGAAGCCAAGTTCACCGACGCGGAAGCAACCCGTGGCGACGGAATGCGTTTGCAATGGTCGGATCGTTGGCTGTTGGTCCGCGGCAGCAACACCGAACCGATTGTCCGCATGATCGCGGAAGCCCCCACGGCGGACGAAGCATCGTCGCTGTGTGACCAAGCCGCTGAGTTGCTGGGTTAA
- a CDS encoding RDD family protein: MPRDENQLDAESQRPLDTTIGVVTPENIAFEYQLAGPFRRLPAYIIDVFVRAAVIAAIGLFLLLFIGLSGLQSLGSFALAAGIISYFLVSWFYGAALEAFFNGRTVGKWACGIRVIDVDGCPINGKRAVLRNLLRIADLAPVAALSSVDESIPPMFLIPTGMVGLICVISTRRMQRLGDIASGTMVIIDEKTWQLPVAKIDDPRVAPLATFIPGDYAISRSMARTLAIYAERRHYLTPARRREIARHLTIPLIDRFEFRPDIDADLLMIALYYKTFLAERNAEPADLGPLAGYSPLIRDMVAPATTA; this comes from the coding sequence ATGCCACGCGATGAAAATCAACTCGATGCTGAATCCCAGCGACCGCTCGACACCACCATCGGTGTTGTCACGCCGGAGAACATTGCGTTTGAGTATCAATTGGCCGGTCCATTTCGGCGGCTGCCGGCTTACATCATTGATGTCTTTGTGCGAGCCGCGGTGATCGCCGCGATCGGGTTGTTCTTGCTGCTGTTCATCGGCCTGTCGGGGTTGCAAAGCCTTGGTTCCTTCGCCCTCGCGGCGGGAATCATCAGCTACTTTCTGGTCAGTTGGTTTTATGGGGCGGCACTGGAAGCGTTTTTCAATGGCCGTACCGTTGGGAAATGGGCCTGCGGCATCCGGGTGATTGATGTCGATGGGTGCCCGATCAATGGGAAACGAGCGGTGCTTCGCAATCTGCTTCGGATCGCCGATTTGGCGCCCGTCGCGGCGCTGAGCAGTGTGGATGAGAGCATTCCGCCCATGTTTTTGATTCCCACGGGCATGGTGGGGCTGATCTGCGTGATCAGCACGCGCCGGATGCAGCGATTGGGTGACATCGCCAGCGGCACGATGGTCATCATCGATGAAAAAACGTGGCAATTGCCGGTTGCGAAAATCGATGATCCCCGGGTCGCACCTCTGGCCACGTTCATTCCCGGCGACTACGCGATTTCGCGAAGCATGGCCAGGACGCTGGCCATTTACGCGGAGCGACGGCACTACTTGACCCCCGCACGACGCCGAGAAATCGCCCGGCACCTGACGATTCCTTTGATCGATCGATTTGAGTTTCGGCCCGACATTGACGCCGATTTGTTGATGATCGCACTGTATTACAAGACATTCTTGGCGGAACGAAACGCGGAACCCGCGGATTTGGGGCCATTGGCCGGCTACAGCCCTCTGATTCGGGACATGGTTGCCCCGGCGACAACCGCTTAG